The Ahaetulla prasina isolate Xishuangbanna chromosome 3, ASM2864084v1, whole genome shotgun sequence genome window below encodes:
- the LOC131196400 gene encoding BTB/POZ domain-containing protein 8-like: protein MYEHRLPKTLSPIYEMDVGEAFEQSMESEVNFLDMDFEDQQFAEQDWTLLRQLLSDQESNLDIKNSVPEDLNLAQYLINQTLFLARDTSQPQGKAQFDTFSKWTELISPLDDSSASITVASFSSEDCSSPHGEWTILELETHH, encoded by the coding sequence ATGTATGAGCATCGGCTTCCAAAAACCCTTTCTCCAATATACGAGATGGATGTTGGAGAAGCTTTTGAGCAGAGCATGGAGTCTGAAGTGAATTTTCTAGATATGGATTTTGAAGACCAACAGTTTGCCGAACAGGACTGGACTCTTCTCAGGCAATTGCTATCTGACCAGGAATCAAACTTGGACATCAAAAATTCTGTTCCCGAAGACCTTAACTTAGCACAGTATCTCATCAACCAAACACTATTTCTGGCACGAGACACTTCACAACCTCAGGGTAAAGCACAGTTTGACACTTTCAGTAAGTGGACTGAGTTAATATCTCCACTGGATGATTCTTCAGCAAGTATCACAGTGGCAAGTTTTTCTTCAGAAGATTGTTCTTCCCCACATGGGGAGTGGACAATTCTTGAACTGGAAACCCATCATTAA